A stretch of the Porifericola rhodea genome encodes the following:
- a CDS encoding glycoside hydrolase family 9 protein: MPKTISTFFCALLLLVNAQLYAQSWIRINQLGYLPEAKKVAVLVSKDLLELNTFALYDAMTDEEVWRSGDITSYGAYAAFKSGHRLNFSDFKQVGAYYIKSADAQSPVFHIAYDVYDGTADFLLNYMRQQRCGYNPFLKDSCHFQDGFRVYHPSADSTYVNVRGGWHDATDYLQYTATSSNAVYQMLLAYQQNPDSFVDEYDAVGHKGSNGVADVLDEARWGLDWLLKMNPAPGEMYNQIADDRDHAGYRLPNHDEVSYGKGKERPVYFITGKPQGLKYKNRATGVASTAGKFASAFALAAQIFEDDTAFSSLLQQKARDAFAFGESKPGVSQTAPGNAPYFYEEDNWVDDMELAAAELYHLSHEPKWLDKGVSYGKREVSTPWMGADTARHYQWYPFWNVGHPKLSMSQQEGVETAFQEKMKVGLQKILDRGKNNPFLMGVPFIWCSNNLVTAAASQAHLYKQISGDTQFAEMEAALRDWLLGCNPWGVSMIVGLPEHGNYPRNPHSSLTYLKGYHLSGGLVDGPVYGSIFNNLKGLLLVNEDMYAKFQSDLVVYHDDFGDYSTNEPTMDGTASLVYLLSALQKEGQRTRPAGKLNYHFGAINRTDSTQMQINLMFSAHEYADGYLPIKEALDKHEVKASFFFTGDFYREPDHHSIIKQLIEDGHYLGAHSDQHLLYASWEKRDSLLVGCADFNADVENNYREMKNFGIERKDALFYLPPYEWYNDTIAAWTKHLGLKLINFTPGTLSNQDWTYPELKSKYLTSGQLMQNILEKSVEKPSGLNGFNLLIHFGTDPRRTDKLYLYLDEIISRLKAQGYSFTRIDQTAL, translated from the coding sequence CAAAGCTGGATTCGTATTAACCAACTGGGTTATTTGCCGGAGGCTAAAAAAGTAGCTGTACTAGTATCTAAAGATCTGCTTGAACTAAATACTTTTGCTCTCTACGATGCCATGACGGATGAAGAAGTCTGGAGAAGTGGAGATATAACTTCTTATGGAGCTTATGCGGCATTTAAGAGTGGGCATAGACTAAATTTTTCCGATTTCAAACAGGTCGGGGCTTATTACATCAAATCGGCAGATGCTCAATCTCCTGTTTTTCATATAGCCTATGATGTATACGATGGCACTGCGGACTTTCTATTAAACTACATGCGACAACAGCGCTGTGGCTATAATCCTTTTCTTAAAGATTCCTGCCACTTTCAGGATGGGTTTAGAGTATACCACCCTTCAGCAGATTCTACTTATGTCAATGTGCGCGGCGGGTGGCACGACGCTACCGACTATTTGCAGTATACGGCTACCTCCTCTAATGCGGTATACCAAATGCTTCTTGCCTATCAGCAGAACCCTGACTCTTTTGTTGATGAATATGATGCAGTAGGGCATAAGGGTAGTAATGGCGTGGCAGATGTTCTTGACGAAGCACGTTGGGGGTTAGACTGGCTCCTTAAAATGAACCCCGCTCCTGGCGAGATGTACAACCAAATCGCGGATGATAGAGATCATGCAGGATACCGCTTGCCTAACCACGATGAAGTGAGTTATGGAAAAGGAAAGGAAAGACCTGTATATTTTATTACCGGTAAGCCTCAGGGACTAAAGTACAAGAACCGAGCTACAGGAGTAGCTTCAACTGCGGGAAAATTTGCTTCCGCCTTTGCGTTGGCTGCCCAGATCTTTGAAGATGACACAGCTTTTTCTAGTTTACTTCAACAAAAGGCTCGTGATGCTTTTGCATTCGGTGAATCTAAGCCAGGAGTTAGCCAGACTGCACCCGGTAATGCACCATATTTTTATGAAGAAGATAATTGGGTGGACGATATGGAACTGGCAGCTGCTGAATTATACCATTTGAGTCATGAGCCCAAGTGGCTGGATAAGGGGGTAAGTTATGGTAAAAGAGAAGTAAGTACTCCCTGGATGGGTGCAGATACTGCCCGCCACTATCAATGGTATCCTTTTTGGAATGTTGGCCACCCAAAATTAAGTATGAGCCAGCAAGAGGGAGTAGAAACTGCTTTTCAGGAAAAGATGAAGGTTGGCCTCCAAAAAATTCTAGATAGGGGGAAGAACAATCCTTTTTTAATGGGAGTGCCATTCATATGGTGTTCAAACAATTTAGTAACTGCAGCAGCCTCTCAGGCCCATCTTTATAAACAGATTAGCGGTGATACTCAGTTTGCTGAGATGGAAGCCGCACTTCGCGACTGGTTATTGGGGTGTAATCCGTGGGGAGTGAGCATGATAGTTGGGCTACCTGAGCATGGCAATTATCCAAGAAATCCCCATTCTTCTCTTACCTATCTTAAAGGATACCATTTAAGTGGAGGATTGGTGGATGGACCTGTTTATGGGTCTATTTTTAATAATCTGAAAGGCTTGCTCTTAGTTAATGAAGATATGTATGCCAAATTTCAGTCAGATTTGGTAGTGTACCATGATGACTTCGGGGACTACTCTACCAATGAGCCTACCATGGATGGTACTGCCAGTCTGGTGTATTTGTTGTCAGCACTGCAAAAAGAAGGGCAGCGCACACGCCCTGCCGGAAAGCTAAACTATCATTTTGGCGCTATTAACCGAACCGACTCTACTCAAATGCAGATTAATCTTATGTTTTCAGCTCATGAATATGCTGACGGTTATTTGCCAATTAAAGAAGCATTAGATAAACATGAGGTGAAAGCTTCCTTCTTCTTCACTGGTGATTTTTACCGGGAGCCTGATCACCATTCAATTATAAAGCAACTTATAGAGGATGGGCATTATCTGGGGGCTCATTCCGACCAGCACCTGCTGTATGCAAGTTGGGAGAAGAGAGACTCTTTGCTGGTTGGCTGTGCAGACTTTAATGCAGATGTGGAAAACAATTACCGCGAAATGAAAAACTTTGGTATAGAAAGAAAAGATGCTTTGTTTTATCTGCCACCTTACGAGTGGTATAATGACACAATTGCTGCCTGGACTAAACATCTGGGGCTAAAACTGATAAATTTTACACCAGGAACTCTAAGTAATCAGGATTGGACTTACCCGGAGCTTAAAAGTAAATATTTAACAAGCGGGCAGCTTATGCAAAATATTCTTGAGAAATCAGTAGAAAAGCCGTCTGGCTTAAATGGATTTAATTTACTAATCCATTTTGGCACTGATCCACGACGCACAGATAAGTTATATCTTTATCTGGATGAAATCATTTCCCGCTTAAAAGCACAGGGCTATTCATTTACCAGAATTGACCAAACAGCGCTATGA
- a CDS encoding ParB N-terminal domain-containing protein — protein MEESLLSEIQVITDNGSSEYINYDDIKVKSELQNFITPLSEDSREQLEENIKLNGCLDPLTLWNKKNGDLVLVDGHNRYQICTKHDIPFRVRIIKFGSEEEAKDWMINHQLGRRNLNPDQLSYFRGLKYERMKKKRGGYDKVLSSGQSGDKTSEVLAREFNVSDRTILRDAEFAKGIELIAKGNPKMKNDILLGRIKVKKSDVQTLAQVKDLRQVGKIKNEADLYNKAKAIRQEKEAHKAQKAQAELDERVNEAIETIKGSEPVFTNKEDRIKRIKANIVSSVNKTIQQKDKNSLKEAKAYLKRLEDELFGKYANA, from the coding sequence ATGGAAGAAAGCCTATTAAGCGAAATTCAGGTGATAACTGATAACGGCAGTTCAGAATACATCAATTATGATGATATTAAAGTAAAATCTGAACTTCAGAACTTTATTACACCACTTTCAGAAGATAGCCGTGAACAGTTGGAGGAAAACATTAAGCTGAATGGTTGTTTAGACCCTTTAACTTTATGGAACAAGAAAAATGGTGACCTCGTATTGGTAGACGGTCACAATAGGTATCAGATCTGTACAAAACATGATATTCCTTTCCGAGTTAGAATTATCAAGTTTGGATCTGAGGAGGAGGCAAAAGACTGGATGATTAACCACCAGTTAGGAAGAAGAAATCTTAACCCTGATCAGCTTAGCTACTTCAGAGGTCTAAAGTATGAGCGCATGAAAAAGAAGCGCGGAGGCTACGATAAAGTGCTCTCTAGTGGGCAAAGTGGCGATAAGACGTCAGAAGTTTTAGCTCGTGAATTCAATGTTAGTGATCGTACCATTCTTCGTGATGCAGAATTTGCCAAGGGTATAGAGCTTATCGCCAAGGGTAATCCTAAAATGAAAAATGATATCCTTTTAGGAAGAATTAAAGTTAAGAAAAGCGATGTGCAAACGCTCGCTCAAGTGAAAGACCTGCGCCAGGTAGGTAAAATTAAGAACGAAGCTGATTTGTACAACAAAGCAAAAGCTATCCGTCAGGAAAAAGAAGCCCACAAAGCGCAAAAAGCGCAGGCAGAGCTTGACGAAAGAGTAAATGAAGCTATTGAAACAATTAAAGGTAGCGAACCCGTATTTACCAATAAAGAGGATAGAATTAAGCGCATCAAAGCTAATATTGTCTCTTCTGTAAATAAAACAATTCAGCAAAAAGATAAAAACTCTCTAAAAGAGGCTAAGGCTTATCTTAAAAGGCTGGAAGACGAGTTATTTGGCAAGTATGCCAATGCTTAA
- a CDS encoding tetratricopeptide repeat protein: MRKISTLFIIMLLSLKALAQPETADDLFKHANNLYQEAKFSSALNFVNRAIAQEAKKHDYYQLRAEIFESLEDLPSALTDYTIITHLQPEITDYWFKKAQLNYKLARYETALTDLHHLLNMPEGPTTAVYFKGKTDALGFAASNMSTIQSDMEAELYNYISMSHLALNNIDSAKTYINLAIEHKPSEADYFANLALVFEAEQDTVAAIRSYQQALARQSDHELALRNISLLATDSDSKKFIEEAYDLAIAQEASYQSYFNRAVLRQSKGEHRKAVQDFDQALALAGNNTEMLILRGYSKEKSAGLEGAIEDYSTALKHNPNHVKAYSNRANAYYKLKRYNEALDDYNTVISLNPEEAKYYYNRGITLYYLGKISRACTDLNKSLDMGFLAAQKPLKKFCKPSY, from the coding sequence ATGAGAAAGATCAGTACATTATTCATTATTATGCTGCTCAGTTTGAAGGCGCTTGCACAGCCAGAAACAGCTGATGATTTGTTCAAACATGCTAACAATCTTTATCAGGAAGCTAAGTTTAGCTCAGCCTTAAACTTTGTAAATAGGGCAATTGCTCAGGAAGCAAAAAAACACGACTACTATCAATTGCGGGCAGAAATTTTTGAGTCGCTGGAAGATCTACCTTCTGCACTAACTGACTATACAATTATTACTCATCTACAGCCTGAAATTACGGATTACTGGTTCAAAAAAGCTCAACTGAACTATAAACTTGCAAGATACGAAACAGCGCTCACAGATTTACATCACTTACTAAACATGCCAGAAGGCCCAACTACAGCGGTCTATTTTAAAGGTAAAACTGATGCGCTAGGTTTTGCAGCCAGCAATATGAGCACAATCCAGTCAGATATGGAGGCTGAACTGTATAATTATATAAGTATGTCTCATCTGGCTTTAAACAATATTGACAGTGCGAAAACTTATATCAATCTTGCTATTGAACATAAGCCATCTGAAGCCGATTATTTTGCCAATCTGGCTTTAGTATTTGAAGCAGAACAGGATACAGTTGCTGCTATTCGTAGTTATCAGCAAGCTTTGGCTCGTCAATCTGATCATGAGCTTGCTCTAAGAAACATATCTTTGCTGGCTACTGACTCAGACTCTAAAAAATTTATAGAAGAAGCATACGACCTGGCAATAGCTCAGGAAGCTTCTTACCAATCTTATTTTAATCGCGCAGTCCTTCGTCAATCAAAAGGTGAACATAGAAAAGCAGTTCAGGATTTTGATCAGGCATTAGCTTTAGCCGGTAATAATACAGAAATGCTAATTTTAAGAGGTTATAGCAAAGAAAAGTCAGCAGGTTTAGAAGGGGCTATTGAAGATTACAGTACCGCTCTTAAGCATAACCCTAATCATGTTAAAGCCTACTCCAACCGAGCTAATGCTTACTATAAACTAAAACGATACAATGAAGCATTGGACGACTATAACACTGTTATTAGTTTGAACCCTGAAGAAGCTAAATATTATTATAACAGAGGAATTACTCTATATTATCTGGGTAAGATAAGCAGGGCCTGTACTGATCTGAACAAATCATTAGATATGGGCTTTTTAGCGGCACAAAAGCCGCTTAAGAAGTTTTGTAAGCCCTCTTATTAA